From the genome of Chaetodon trifascialis isolate fChaTrf1 chromosome 4, fChaTrf1.hap1, whole genome shotgun sequence:
GCCTGACCTGTTCAACCTGTCTGCACTGGGATGACTACAGTGGGTGGATGAATTCTGCAACAGCAGACTGAGCTGTAGTCTTAGGACGAGAGGTATTTTCTTACAAAGGATCTTAGGTCAAAGTTTATAAAAGTAGAATTTTTATTTCTTGAAGTATTTTGCAGTCTTTTTTAAAGAACAGGTGgatgaagaagagcaggaggtcATGGaggcagacagcacagaggacatTGAGTCTCTCATGGAAGACATGGACTACATCCCAGGCCACTTCCACCTGGACCTCAACCTCAACTGTGATCCGGTTGGGCCTGTAAAGCTGAGACTCAGAGACACTTACATGAAACAGGAAAGCCTGCGAGGTGAGCTGGAGGCTGAAGCAGGATATCTACAATATGCTGTCCGAAACCTTCTGGGCCTGCTGGCTTTTCACCTTGAACAGCTGGACGCAGCTGAGGAAATATTCAGGTGATGATACACCACCATCTTTCAAAGGCAGAACATTCAGTAACAGTAACATTTCTTCTTTACTCTTTGTACATGGTGTATACTCCCATTTTTATATTCTTATGCCACACAGAGCCTGTATAGATGTTCATGCTGTGTACAATAGGCTGCCATTTTAGTTTTATCTGAATAGTTTGTCTCAGCTTTATCTAAATATTTTAGTTATCTTAGTTTTATATTATGTTATCTAAACTATATAATTCATTATGTACTGCCTCTTCACTGCTGTGGCACTTCAGATTTTGTCTCATTAGGGTACAAGAAACATATCCTACTGAGgcgctaaatgctaatgtcagcatgctaacatgctcacaataacaatgctaacatgctattGATTAGTAGGCATATtctttaccatgttcaccatcttagtcaggcatgttagcatgctgttgtttcatcctctggggaccatggaCATCTTTTTAAAAATCCCGTGCCGATTCAAGCATAAGTTGTGTgtataaaaatgcattttctgtgtaTGTTGGCCTTTCAGAAGCATTTGTAAAGAAGACCCTGGTAACCTCAACGCCTGGGCCAACCTGGGCTACGTGTACGACAAGTTGAGGAGAGAACTGGATGCAGGGGAGTGTGTTGAGAAAGTGTCCCACCTTATGGGCTTAGATGCTGGAGAGGCCTCTCAGGAAGAGGCCAGGCTCCTGGCGGCTCGCTGCCTGGCTGAGCAGGCCTACGCATATCCCTATGATGTGGATCTGGACAGTGAGAACGACCTGAGAGAGAAGCTGATGGCAGCACTTACACTATACAACAGAGCCCTGGACTATGGGGGTCAACTGGTGAGATGGAAACATACTCATACAGTGATACTTAGAATAAAGTTGTAAATGTATGTTTAACGTGTTAGGATTAACATATCAAGTGTAAATGTAAGGAGGAGGACTCTAACAAGGACTGGTTTTGTGAGGAGACCACATGCATCATTCTGTGACACATAACCTTCCAGCATTTAATGGGTTGGTATTTCAACAGTGGAGCCTTATTAATCACTTATTAATCACTAGAAATATTTTAATCCATTGCTCCCTAGTGATTCATTTCACCTGCAAACTTTCAAAGATGTGGCTATGCTCAGAAAACATAGCTCACAATAACATGAATATAAAACTAATATTCTGCCAAAATCAATCAAGCCCATTTCATTCCTACTGTGCCAATTACCTTAAACATTTTTGTCCAAGAGGAGTATAAAAGTGTCTTCATTTGGGAGGAATAGCTATCAGGCAATGCTGAAGACTTTCCTGCACAATAAACTCAATAAAGACTGTTAAGAATATTGGTGTTGTTTTTCAGATACCAACAGAGGAAAAACGAAGCTGGTATTTTAAAATGGCAACCATCTATATCAGGTACAGAACTGGCATCAAAGGATAACCACTGCAACACTTGATGTGTAATCATCAATTTGTTCTAAGTCATTTTTCCGCCGCAGACTGGACGACATAGTAAAGACCGAAGAGGACTCTGAATACTCCAGACTCTCCCACTACAATAAGGGACTGAAGCTTCTGAAAGAAACACTAGAATCTGAGAAAACACGAAACAAAGGTAAACACGGTATGTTTGTCTGCAAAGGACCACTGACTGTTTTAGGGAACTGTTTTGGAAGTTTAACTGAGGCTGTTATTACATGTTGCAGTCGTTGCAAACATCTCTTCAGTCTAGAGGGAGACAAAGGACAGTAGTTGAGTAGAACCTGGTATAAACTCTGAGTGTGATGTCTCCCCTCAGCTCTCGCCTGGTGTTACATTGGCATCATgttggagagaaaagaagagttcACCACTGTGCCCATGTCCATCCATGACTGTGGTTACTCAGCCTCTGATCCTCTGTCCTGCTATGGAACTGTAAGTCAACAAACACTATCAGATCACTCACCAAATGTCAGGCAAGCCTGGAgaaaaaataagtgaaaactGTTTTACCAAGACCTGTCCTAGAAGCAGTTAAATCTGATAAACATTTTCCCTATCGCTTATCAAAAACTGCTTCAGTTCCTGTAACTTTCATCTAAATGTTCTGTTACTGACAGTTAATTTCAGTTGTAGCCCTTTAGCTAACAGTGCTTCATCCACCCTTTTGTCAGTTTCATGACCAAATTAATATTGTCAGGCAACTTATATTTACTATCCAAACGTTCAAACTATGTGTTGGCACTCCATTTAAAGTAGCTATTTTGTGACTTGTTTGTAATTTGATATATTAAAATAGTTGTTTTTGCTATCAGTTGCTAATATACATTTAGGTAGGTGTTTAATTGCACTTGTGCTATGCTAGTGTTAACGgtttttgctgtttgctttCCCTCTTTTGGGCTCATGGACCTTGTTTTCTGGAtcaattaatgtttttttttacttcttatGAGGACTTAATGTTGTTCTTCCACCGATGATAACTCCTGGCTGGAGGGACAACTAGCTTAATTTGACAGTTAGCCCATACTTTTGTGAATCCACTCCCCTGTTACAATACTAATGCTAATTACCTCCACCAAGGAAGTTCATAGGAGAACTAGTACATTTGTAACaatgcttttttcccccctcaaacTAAGATACAGGTGTGGAAATGTACATAAACACAATATCATGCTAGTAATTATTCTCACATCCAAATGTGATTTATCTGCGATAAAATCCACTAAAATCCACCAAAATCCAGGTATGAAGGAAAAATGCTGGAATACATCACGAGAACAAGCAATAATACTGATGCATAGTATAGAAAAGTGGACTATTGGCCTTTGTGGAGGTCTGCACTGAGTGCCTTTCtgcttgatttctttttctgatttGTGGTCACAAACTTTTTGGAATATTAGGTGTTTTATCCAACACTGACTTACAGCCTTGCATGTCAAAGGCTAactcctgtcttctctctttaTTGAAAGTGCAGCTGGTGACAGCACAAGAAAGTAAATTACCCACCCTGCATATGaatatatagaaataaataaaccagTTAGCTTCATCTGTCTCTATATTGTACATCATGTGGTTTCAGCCAATAATAGACACTGTCCCTTTTGTTTATGTAACTGCTCACAGCAACTGCTTCTGCTGCACTCATTAATTGGTGTCTATTGATGTTTTAAGAAAAAATTCTTTCATATATAATATCACAGACTTATTAATAATCCCCCCACCCTCCCATCAAATAAAACCTCCTTCAAATGGAAATACAGAATATTACAGAAGTAAGATCAACTCAAATAAGGGGTCAAGTTACTTTATTTGAtagatactgtatgttttagATATGTCACTGCGAACTCAGTCCTAATTTGCAGAAGATTTTGTGCTATGGCTACCTCTTCATGTAATTTCACcgtaacatacagtataactgtctgtgtcctcaggCCATAAACTTAGCCAGTGATGATGCATTCACCCTGAACCTTCTGGCAAAGGTCTTCTTCCTGTTGGGCAAACATGAGATGGCCACAGGTATCTGCAACATGGCCCTGAACGTGCTCCCAGACCCAGAGCTCAACTGGCAGGCCTACTGCACCCGTGCCAAGGTACTGCAGCTTAAGCACACCAAATCAGTGCCAAAACCAAACTGGCAAAACTCAAGTACTCAATTACCATGTCATGCATGAGAATTTGCAGTAATTTAAACTGTCTGAAAGGTGCACAAAATTCACATATGTACAATTAGATCAAATGTCTGAGCTACTGTGAACTTGTttaaaattatgttttccaTACATTTCGTAgaacatgtttaaaaaagagGTGTGCATTACAAATATTTAAGAGGGTTTTCCTTTTAGATCAATATGGTGCTCTACGTCAGGGACCTGGAGAAGGCAAAACATGGCCAGGGTGGAATCCCAGACCGACAGATGCTAACTGAGGCCAGAAAAGACTTGGACAAGGTCCTGACTGTACGTCCATGTCTGCGCACTCACCTAGagatggcacaggtgaaaacacaAACTACCAATGAGCAATATAGATGGATTTTCAACAGTTACAGGCTTTTCAGGTGTATGTCTTTCCCTTTAGGTGTACTACTACATGGGTGTAGATGCACTCCAGGAGAGTCTTTTGGTGGACGAGGGGGCAGTGAACAGTGCATTGGTGAGTCTGTCCCATGCCCTCCAGTTTGAACTGGGTGACAGCTTGTTGGACCTCCATGTGCTCAGAGGACGCTGTCTCCTGCTGAagggagaggagcagaatgCTGCAGACTGCTTTAAACGTGCCGTGGAGTTAGAGAGACCACGGAGCACAGACACCACAGCCCTGCGCTGCCTCCTACAGGCCCTCCTGGCTCTGTTCATGCAGGCGGGTCCTGACCCCAGTCTTGCCATCACCCAACTGGAGCTGTGGGTGCAGAAGGCAGAAGAGAGGTACCCTGGGGACATCGTGAAGGCCGAGCTCAGGTGCCTCTACAGGActcacacagcagaggtcaCAGAGTTATCCAGGGCTCTGATTAGCACAGGCAGGCTGGACTTAGTGAGGAGGCTACTGGAGACAGTGGTGCCAAAACAGCAGGTTAAGAAGAGAGCAGTGGCAAAGTCTTTCTCCTGTATATGAAGCAAATACAGGATTTTATAGATATGCAGGCATGTGACTGAGGCTCTCATCATCTGGGCAGCATTTCATGTAAAAATGAACAGCAGTGGTGCTCTGCAGTTAAGCTGTCTTTACTGTAATTGTGTGTTTCCAAGCTGTGATTAGTCTATTAttaacttgttttgtttgtttgtttgtttgtttgtttttgtttttttaagaacaACTTTTGAAAGGTTGGATCTACCAAGTAACCTACAGGTACAGTTTGACAGCACAGATGGACTTTCCTTTTTTGTTGGTTGTGGTCTGTGAACGCAACATTCAAAGTTGGGCCCCCTTGTCCAGCTGAAGCACACCAGAGGTGTCCCGTGTACCACCTGCAGCCCTCACACCCTGCACGCTGCCTAAAGGTTGACACGGtaaaataaggaaataaaagtGTGGATACaaacacaccaccacacacttctAGTGGGTCATAAGGACATAAGATTATTCTTGTATGAGTCTATAGATTATTTTTTAGGAAAATCTACTCATAGTGATTTTGATCTTGCTTTATGATGTAAAATATGTTAGAATCTTTTTGTATAGATAAGGTGGTCATGACACTGAGTGCTTGGGTGTATTCATAGTGAGACGGATATGGTTTAGAGGCCCCATTGACCCTTCCACAGTGGCCACGAGTTGCACTCAAATGAGTATTTTCCAACACCAgttgttttatttctgcttaATGATATTTAATTCATGTCAAACTACCTCTCCTGAAGTGGGAAATTGTAATGCTCTACCACTGATGACCAGCAGGTGGGGGTACACACCATTGAAATGCTCCCTGGATTATGAAAGGTTCTGTTTGTTGGGGCAAAAAAGATTAAACCACAAGCCTTTAAGAACTTTGAAGTGGCTAAGGATAAAAGACTAGTTTTTGATTCCCTCAttatgttatttatgttttttgatGTACTGACGTGTGaaaagattaaatgaaaaactGGAATAATAATTAACAGTAACAAACGAACGGTTTGATGAGAGTGAACATGCtttggccttcaccagaccagAGCTCAAGCCAACCCAATACCTATGGCAGAATATGGACCAATGGATTAGACAGACTTCTATGATCAAAACACCAAAAAGGAAATGTCTTTTGGGGGAAAAAGTGTTCATTGCTCCAGAGACTTGTAGAATGGGCCTTCATTTTGGACTGCAGGGGAGAATAATGAGTGAGTAATggtatgaaaaatgaaaaacatttcaaaaaagaTCAGGTGTCATTGTGTGAAATATGCACATGTTgctactgtgtgtcatttaaatcTCTCCTGAAGTCACTGTCAGTATATATCGACTTTTGGCTCCCCCCTGTGACTGTATCAGTGAAGACACTGTGACAATGAAATCcatgaataaagaaaaaacagagtgACTGACCCGCAAGTATCATTATGATTCAGACCAAATGAATTGCAAGGTTCCTCTCTTTGACATAAGTGTCCCGAAGGTAGAGCATGATGGGAGAtataatgaagaaaaaaagctgctcatctgcagggaaaacatcatcaatcaatcaatcaatcaatcaatcaatcaatcaatcaatcaatcaatcaatcaatcaatcaaaaccTCTTTTGTCCGTGAGGTCAGACATTTATTTCTTATTCAGATGTGGAGGCTCTTGCTTCAAccataatgacattttaaagaatATTCAAAATTGATATCAGGTTTTCTTGACCTCAAACATGCAGTATTTCAAGGTAGTACTTAATATAATTGCAATGTGTATGATGGATTCATCATGGAtcatcatggataaccctgaacatccacttcaccacctcgtggacagacagtGGAGCTCCATCTCCAATAGACTGCTTCAActccgctgtcacaaggaccgcttcaggaaatcattcctgccacgagcTATCACACTGTataatattaacaataatataataataatattaacagTTAATCCACCAGCCTCACAACCCCAatactttacatttttatctaCACTGCTGCGATATTgcacaacatttatttatatttacagtatatttacatttatatttagttttatcttgtattcactgctgctttttctgtatATATCTTTTGTCACttctttgtttacttttttaaattcttgtaTATATTCTCTggttgtctgtatgttttttgctactgcaacaaaacaatttctcagattgggatcaataaagaagcagtctaaagtctaaagcCATTCTGTCCTCACTCCAATGATTGCTGTGCAGATGGTGTGTTTAGACTCTTTCAGTAGATAATGACCTGAAAATTGTTGACATGTACAGGTTTAACCAGGAAGTTGATGACAGCttgtcaaaaaaagaaagatgagcCAAAGATCACACAGGCTGCACAGGCTTCTGAAAGCAGACGTCTCTTTAATTTACATAAGGATAAATTTACAGACAGTGAAATTGATGTTATTTTACCCATGAGAACCAGCATTTATTCTCTTCTCCTGTATCTAAATACTTCAGATCATTTCTTTTGGCTTCCCATCCCTCTCAGCTGCTGAATGGTGCCTTAAGTCCAATTTTAATGTTTACTCTTAATGATTTCATTcacatgttcttttgtgttTC
Proteins encoded in this window:
- the ttc22 gene encoding tetratricopeptide repeat protein 22; translated protein: MEADSTEDIESLMEDMDYIPGHFHLDLNLNCDPVGPVKLRLRDTYMKQESLRGELEAEAGYLQYAVRNLLGLLAFHLEQLDAAEEIFRSICKEDPGNLNAWANLGYVYDKLRRELDAGECVEKVSHLMGLDAGEASQEEARLLAARCLAEQAYAYPYDVDLDSENDLREKLMAALTLYNRALDYGGQLIPTEEKRSWYFKMATIYIRLDDIVKTEEDSEYSRLSHYNKGLKLLKETLESEKTRNKALAWCYIGIMLERKEEFTTVPMSIHDCGYSASDPLSCYGTAINLASDDAFTLNLLAKVFFLLGKHEMATGICNMALNVLPDPELNWQAYCTRAKINMVLYVRDLEKAKHGQGGIPDRQMLTEARKDLDKVLTVRPCLRTHLEMAQVYYYMGVDALQESLLVDEGAVNSALVSLSHALQFELGDSLLDLHVLRGRCLLLKGEEQNAADCFKRAVELERPRSTDTTALRCLLQALLALFMQAGPDPSLAITQLELWVQKAEERYPGDIVKAELRCLYRTHTAEVTELSRALISTGRLDLVRRLLETVVPKQQVKKRAVAKSFSCI